The genomic DNA AGTGTCCTCCGACCAGAGCAGTAAGTGGTAACTGCTACAATGGAAGGCTGGAGGGTGAGATGGGATAAGAGGGAGGTTGTTATGAGTGCGGTGGGCGAGCCAAGTCGAGACAAGCCCTGTGTGCTTCTCTTCCTGATTTGTAGGGGTCAGAGCCCCCCAGGCTTGGCTAGGCTTCCCGTTCTGGGCACTCCTAAAATGGGCAAGCCTTCCAGATCCGCCCCGACCCCTCCAACAATCACCTATTATGTTGCCGGGAGGCGAGTGTCTCTACTTCCTGTTTCTATGGTGGATTTTGCAGGCCCAGGGCCAGACAGAAGTTGGCCCTTTGTGGGTGTGCTGAATGGTAGAGTTCAGGGCCgggggagtgtttgtgtgtgtcgatgtgttttgtgtgtgtgtgtatgtgagcatgcTTTTACATAATCACACTCTGTCCTAAACCACCATTCATAATTTTGCATTCATTCGCTCGTCGTGCCTGGCTAGTTGAAGCCACTCGCTGTGCATGGGGAGATTCCTAAATTCCCCTTTCTTCCCACCCCCCACTTCCTGCTCATAGGTCAGCGACTTCCTGTCTGGCCGCTCTCCTCTGACCCTGGCCCTGCGAGTGGGCGATCATATGATGTTTGTCCAGCTGCAGTTGGCAGCGCAGCACGCGGGCGGGCAACAGCTGCACCACCGACACCTCGTGTCCCGCGGAGGCCCGGACGGCCTGGCCCGGGTCTCCCACAGCCCCCACCCTCACCAACACGCCGCACACCACGCCCACCATCCGCACACCACGCTCCCGCCCAGCCCGGTCAGCCCCACCCCCTTCCCCGCCTCCGGCCACTCCGCGCCCCCGATGTACCCCGCCGCGGCCTCCAGGCACTGCGGCACCCTGGTCCGCCCCTCGCCCACCCCGGACGGTCTCCTTCGTCCCCAGCAGCCGTCACAGACCTGCCCAAGCTCGCCCAGTAGCCCGAGCCCGGCGACTCCCTTCCCTGAGGTGAGgctcaattattattattattattattattattattagtagtagtagtagtagtagtaggagcgTTATGGATCATATGATGAAGTGTGTTGAAACATACCACCAGACGTTTGATCATATTTATCGTTTCACAGGCAAACTGTACGAGTAGGACCGCAAGTAGCTGCACCGTGCCCCAACGCTCCCGCAAACCAGGTGCTATCATCGAAAGCTTCGTCAACCACGCTCCGGGAGTCTTCTCCGGGACGTTTTCAGGTACTCGTTTGGTCCGGGCCGTTTCTTGCTCATGTCCTGTAAACTCGAGGTGTGGCATGCCCAAAAGATTGGCCTCTGACCTTTCTCCtctgccccaccccctccaggcACTTTGCATCCGAACTGTCAGGACAGTAGCGGTCGGCCACGGCGGGACATCAGCACCATCCTGCAGATCCTGAACGACCTCCTGAGCGCCACGCGCCACTACCAGGGCATGCCGGCGTCCCTCACGCAGCTCCGCTGCCAGACGCAGTGCGGCGGGGGGGCCGCGTCTCCGACGCCATCGCCCCCTCCCACGCCCCCGGCCACGCCCCCTGCCACGCCCGAGCTCGCCGCTGGCCTCTCCCCCAAAGCTACCTCTGCCCCGCCGGCGAGCcagccctccctccacccctccctccaccctctcgtCCAGTGCCAGAGCCAGGTCCGGATGTGCAAGCCTCCCGGTGAGTAGCACGGGGTTATGGTTCTTTCGTTCTTTTTATAAAAACGTTGTATTGAACGTCCAAAATGTCGCCGTGCGTCTGACGTGATGGATGAGGCGGTGCTGTTGTGCAACATCCGAAGGCTtttggtggggaggaggagcgaGGGAGGGGGTGAGAAAAGACGGCACCGCCGCGTGGTTCCACCGGTGCTCCTAGGCAAAGCTCGTGCGGTCCGTTTGAGCGGCTTCGAGCTGGCAGCCACTGTGAATCTGGCCCCGTCCGCCCAtgtggatggggggggggggggggggggtgagataGGCAGTTGAGATAGCTTTCACGGGCGTGTGGTACATTACCTGCTTTGTCTCCTAAACTTGAGGTAACTTACTCCAGCTCTCGAGCGACAGAAAGCACAGCTGTCACAGAGCACACGGACACGGGGATAACCCTTGTGTCTGTGCGGTTAAAAGTGTGATTCGCTAACACACTGAAAATGTGAAAGGGGGGCCATTGGACGCTCGAGGACTACAGGGCTTGTTGACTTGTTTCTGgggttttttgggggggggtctgggATGGTGGAATCCTTCACAAAGAAATGCTGCTGTTTCCAGTCTGAGGGCTGTCCAACTCTTTTCCACTCTGGCTGGCCGGTTCTCAGGGTCCCATCTGTAAAAGCCATCCAGACTCTGGGAGCCAGCACTCCTCAATGACGCCTTGTGTACGGggtggttttttttgttttgttttgtttttcttttctttgttttttttctcttttggccTTTAAATAGAGTGATTTATTCAAGGAACATGAGCTCACAGAGAATGCTCATTGTGTTTGGTGTTGCGCAGGAGGGTCACCCTACCAAGAGTCCATTCATAAAAACTGTTGTTTATATCCGGTCACCAACTGCCCACTGATTAGTTTGTGTTTCTTCATGTGTGTCGGTGTGCGTCTGTGTCCGTGAGGGGGTGGagcgggtgtgcgtgtgtgggtggtgttggtggtggtggtgtgtacagAGACACGTCTTCCGGACGTGTTTGTTAGCTTAAGTTTCCTTTGTCAGCCTCGGGGGAGAGCAGGTGACCAAACACCGGCTTCGCACTCTGAGAGGGCATCGTCTATTAGCACCTGGTTACCGGCTTGCTTTACGACTGCTATGGCCAtcccagaaatcttgcttgctGTCCTGCAGGAATAGCCTGGGAGACAGAGACCTCAGTGTGTTCTGGGAAAGCTGGGGTTCCTGGAAATGTCACATACGTGTGCCGTCTCCATGAGGGCTGTGCTTCTCAGCCTGCCGCTAgtatgtgtggctgtgtgtgagtgaggaaggCAACTGACCCCCCACCTTGACCCTTATACAGTCAGGCCCTTGGCTTTGGCTCCCTCTGGCCTTTGCATGGGGTGAGTGGGGCAGTCGGGGGGGGGATGGATTAGATTATGAGccccggggggagggggggggggggcaggcagCTCGTGGGGCTTTGGTTACTGAGGCTTGAAGTCCTGCTGACGGTGTTAGTGCTCCCAGCCGAGTGCTGGTTGCCCTTCGACCAAAGGGGTAGACGGCTTAgttgagagagaggtggagagaggcggATGAGGTCCCCCTGAAGCCTGGAAGATCTCCTCCTTCTCTTGGCCGTTTACGTCCGTCAGGTCGGGCTGGTTTGGTTTGGGCTCGGGTGGAGGAAGGCTGGGTGCAGTTCCGTCTCAGACGAGAGGAAGATCGAGGGCGAACGAGACCGGGGGCGGGGCGGCGAGCGGCCGAATTCCTCGAGACGCTCCTTTAATCTTCCCGAAAGCAAACACCCCTTGGCTCCTGTGTACATTCTCTGCAGTGCGAAATGTCAAGACCCGGGAGCTCTTTGTCCCGGACTCCCTCACCCTGTCGCTAAAGAGCCCCGCGCCGGTGGCCACGGTCACGTCACGCCGCGAGCCCTGCGCGGTCGTGACCGAGCTCGCCTTTCGTGCGGGGCTGCCCGGAGCCCCCCTCTCCGCCGTCCTTTATCGCTCCCCGCGTGAAAATAACGACCGTTTGAGGCGCGGGCCCCCGGCGGGGTCGCCAACGGCGTCCTCCGCGTGAGGCgctcgggggtgggggggagccACACCACTCCCCCAGGCTACAACTCCAGATGGTCGGACACAATGAGTGTCCTGTGCGGCGGGGTGGCGGGGTGGTAGGAGACCTCGCCCGTTTGCCCCCCAGGGACACGCGGCAGCTGGATCACAGCACAGTAGCGCCCTCTGATTCCACCACACAGCTGGGACTGGCCCAGCCTCGATACAGAGAGGCCACAGGATTGGTTCCCATACTACCAGTTCCCATTAGACTAGTCTTTGTAGGTTTACTACATATACAACAGATGAGTGCTAATCAACTATGCTATACCATATATATTACTTGAACTGTAGGTATAGTCAGATCAGTCTTTGTGAATCATGTATAACTGCATCCGTGTTCTCTGGTGTGCAGGGATGCCACTCAAACAATCGAGTTAAAGACAACTTAAATAAGCCGATCTTTAATGGATCAGTAGTGCAAGGGGGTTGTGGGAGCTGTTACTCTATGTGCTGGGGGTTGAGTGACTGACCCGAGCTTCCTGTTAACCCTGAGGCCTCCTGCAGCTGACTTATGGtcaactcactctctctctctctctctctctctctctctctctctctctctctctctctctctctctctctctctctctctgaatctgGCACATATTCTTTCTCTttatcttcctctctctatctccccatCATGCTTGCCCTCTTTTTTcctcgcccctccccctcctgtctTCCccttacgcccccccccccctccattttAACTCCCTCATGTGACAGTCAGCAGGAGGGCCTGCTCTAAATCCTCCTGCCTCAACGCCGTGATCGATGCATTCTCATGCATCGGCCTCTTCGCCCAGGTGCATGCTGGGAGCCAGTGtcgtctccaccccccccccacccccccacagaCACCATTCTCCCACTACACGGGCCATGTGACGGCCTTTGTGTGCAAGCAGTCTCCGCTCTGACATTCCGCAGGGATTTTTGGCGTAATCTTTTCCAGCCTCTCGAGCTTGTTCACATTTGCCTTCTACTTCTTTTTTTAATGTCCCTCTAAGGCTCCCGTTGTGGTGCTGCT from Brachyhypopomus gauderio isolate BG-103 chromosome 12, BGAUD_0.2, whole genome shotgun sequence includes the following:
- the midn gene encoding midnolin, producing the protein MPKLGNVENLETLLRNFEVFATIIGYRMDQHPSARSCSTRGAPSCEPVPGAPRGAPSCEPVPSAPPMNLHIHSTTGTRFDLSLPAEETVEGLKRRISQRLKVPKERLALLHKETRLSSGKLQDLGVTDGSKLTLVPTVEAGLMSQASRPEQSVMQALESLTETQVSDFLSGRSPLTLALRVGDHMMFVQLQLAAQHAGGQQLHHRHLVSRGGPDGLARVSHSPHPHQHAAHHAHHPHTTLPPSPVSPTPFPASGHSAPPMYPAAASRHCGTLVRPSPTPDGLLRPQQPSQTCPSSPSSPSPATPFPEANCTSRTASSCTVPQRSRKPGAIIESFVNHAPGVFSGTFSGTLHPNCQDSSGRPRRDISTILQILNDLLSATRHYQGMPASLTQLRCQTQCGGGAASPTPSPPPTPPATPPATPELAAGLSPKATSAPPASQPSLHPSLHPLVQCQSQVRMCKPPGDRLRQTENRATRCKVERLQLLMQQKRLRRKARRDSRAPYPWLPNRKAARSNSNSSVSSEGSLDLDFDDSVWKPDVKADMKSEFIMA